The genomic segment ACAAGTCTAGACTTAAAAGACAAATTAATGGTGTGAaaatagaaaaagaagaaaaaaaaatgaagaaatacaAACTCAAAGTAGCAATAATACAATAAGAACAATAGAGAAAAAAAAGTacaaaagaaggaaaagaaacttaTACCACCTTAAGTGTAAAGTAGTGATGATCACCAATTTGAACAAGGTTCTAgatctttgtccaaaagtttatttcctctatctctaagcactaagaaaagaactctctagaattatcaagtcTTTGGTAGATTTTCTAGACAAGTGCTTtatgaatagaaaattagttGTTTTACAAGTGAACAAAGGTCTCTATTTGTAGAGTTTGAGATCaccaattgattttcaaattccatTAACCCCCTTGGGTGATACCAATGACAAATTAGGTGTTTATTATGGAATTAAATGAATGATTTGAGGGTTACTTGAGTTGTTACAACATTCAAGGCATCAAAAAGATGCTTAAAACTGAAACTGCCGGTTACTAATTTGTAACCTCAAATAACAGCTTTGGTTACAAGTTGCCAAAACGTCTCAAATCATCTCCCATGCAATTTTGTAACATCAAAAACTTATTGGCTGTCAAAGTAACATCCTTGacaactataaaatattatagcacATAAAAATCAAATTAAGAATATGTAACCAGGTTTGTAACTTCCCTTTGTATGTTACAAATTGACACATCCTATTTTATTTGTCACACTCATTaatcaacattatattatttatataaaataatataacacttaatATCAACTAAACTAAAGATATACTCAAAATAAACTAAACAATCAccaaaaatctactaaaaatataccaaataaaaaaataaaataaactacaATTATGCCCAAAAGCAAGCAAAGATGATTTTTTCACGTGGTTATTTTGCATCTCATCCAAGTACAACAACATTATCGATAAGAAACACCATCAACAAATTAatgcaaataaatatataagaaagtaaaaaattataatttgttgATTTTTGGTGGCTCATAAGGATCCTGGGCATGAGGTccgcctctttttttttttttccgaaAATAAATGTGATTGATATTATCACCAAAACCAAATGGTCAACTGCTTAGTCTTgcttttttcattttcatttttaaGTTATAATGTTCTAATAAATGCTTAAAAAAGAGTGTAATATTTATGAAGTTCCGTTTTTAGTaaataccaaattaattaaaccataaattaattaaaatgcaaaatggtaattaattgtttacacaGATAGCAGTTCTGTCGGAACAGAACcgaacacaataaatagacagtgcaaaaattaaagaacacaatgaatttttacaaggttcagaaaccctttcggataacctactccttggggccacgctcagagaataaaccaattagtaaagaaacaaagtgtacaaaagcattgacttaaacaatgtaagactccctcttaaactattgccgcaatcttgttgtactcttctctacgaatctggtttgatgaaacgctgattctcttgaactccctttaaAGAAttgcgagtgcacacttcctcctgaagtgagacttagatagaatcctcttctgaagatccttatgaacacgttcacaatagacactacctgattacaatggactagatagatatccacaagtacactcagcactctcacaaagattaaggtgaacaaacttaatctttaCAAATAGACACACTCTTAAAAAAAAACGTAATGTTTTCAAATGTTCTAAATGGAAGagatgaaaattccaaaggccttggcatgGTATTTATAGGCAGgaaaatcgtccaaggccatgattttctggtatctttgaaatcaatttgcgaattcctttgatttaggaaatcagccagccatATGCATtttgtgtcgacagaaaaggaaactgataaGTCAGCAACGAAATCAGTCTCATCTGGCAAAACGAACAtagtcatttcttttgaccatgttcattttcgacatcAACTTAATTCCAGAATAGACATAATCCTTGAAAATAATCTTAaaatatttgcacaatatatttttaccaaaaattgattatttgagataaataaggcaacaaatatattcacacttaaagatcttttcacattacaaaataagctgaaaatattgctaataaaaccgaaaatcaatatggagatatgctactaatttttctttaaacaattaaaatattttgtctaaattaaagttgagccaaaaaaggattttacaatctccccctttggcaacttgatagacaagAATATTTGAAGTGTTTATTTTGAAAAATCCTGCAAAGACAAAACAGGTTAGAGCAAATAGCAAAATAGCAATAGATCGCTCCCCCTGCGAAAATTATCACAAATGTAACAAGGATAAAAAATTATAGcatgactccccctgcgaaaagCATCTCAAATGTAACAAGAATTAATAGCTTAAAACAGGATAAACTGATCAAAATGAACCCTttactcccccttgttgtctagCAATAAGCCAAAGGAGGAACACAAAAAAGACACTAAAACAAcgttcttttacaatttattgaAAACGAAAAAAgagcaaaataaaataaaaccaaatGGACTCAGTTGGAAAGACCCGCTGCAAAGTGAGACATCATGGTTGAGAGACAACTCTTGAGGCTGAACacttctgtttgaacagattctagAGTGGCCTTGACACCAGCGAGGTCAGTAGCAACAGAATCATCGCCAGCCTTGAGAGCAATTCCTTTAGTTGCCTTAACGGATGATGGTACCTTCTTGAGTTTGTAGTCTGCACCGGCAGTGGGAGGAGTCAAGATTTCATATTCCAATTGAAGAGACTTTTGGGAATCAAGCAACTTGTAGATCAAATGAGAAAACAccaaatattggcctttctttttTGAATTTCCTAAGGCAGTGATCTGGTAAAAAATGAGAGAGGCAAGATCAACTTGGAGACCAGTTCCGACTCTGTACAGAAAGAAGGTCGTGTCAAAAGTAATGGTGGAGGTATGAGTAGTGGGAATCCAGTTGTTGGTGGCAAATTTGTGAGGCACGACATAGTAATGAGTAAGGTCGGTTACTTTGAGAACCGAGTGAGGTTCCCAAACCATATTCTGTCCTGCCAACTCCGAAAGCACCCTATCTTTGTTGAAATCCATAGCAACATTGTCAACAAAAGGTGGCAAATTGAGAACCTTGGCAATTTCAGCAGTTCTAAACAAATACCAATTCCCTCGGACATAAACTTGTCCAAACATAAAAGATTTcctatcaaacagatcatcattgAGATTGGCATAGAATTCTTGAACAACTCTAGGAACAAAACCATCCAGCCCGATTAAAGAACCTAACCATCCCCGATTCTCAATATTTTTAATGACCCCAAACACTCGATGGGCagaaaatgaaatttttttctcATAGATAAAATCACGATGCacataatgcttcatatttttctcattgtcattgaaacaaaaattcaaggagtgagccttaaaggaagaacctGGAGAGACTTTGGGGCCCAAAGGAGAAGTGGTGCGAATCTCAGGAATTTTCACAGATTTCTTGCCCTATGGTGAAACAGGAGGGTCCTCTGATGGGTCAGATTCTTCTTCAGAGCCAACATTTTTGTGAAGAGAGGGATcgtcattgtaacgccctactcccttagagccgttactaagtgaatttttaagacaaaacagtgtaatgaactcgctaaccgaggttttgaggcaaaagtgtgactaataaaagttaaggctgtaatccttgaaaatgcgttgactcaataaaaacttctagttttaaacaattgggatcccaaaaataaggtttgaaaaccattttcatcttgaagtaagtttacagttgatcagttataaaatcatagattattacagccaatttcaaataaacccccaaccaaagcagtcgggcaggccaaacatgtacgcgtcgcttcacgctctccgtactcatggttggttgactcagtctttgccctacctgcaacacggagcacccgtgagccgaagcccagcaagaaaactcatgcagaacataacatatgcagttaatacagtttatcataacagataatccacagataaacaagtcaatcaatagactaagcaaacacggccatgccgccccagagccttaccaaagccctggggtatcggttctcaccgcgaggataactcatgtatcccttgggtcccaccctgaatatagcatcccatgtgctaggtgttactttcggcccacggccgccccggcctacgccgttctcggcacttgccgttcatttcatcataatcacacatatagtacattcaaaataatcattcacacatcatgattcatttaaggttaaacatttgcacacaacacaatctggggccatgccctgcaatcatctcatcatgcaacatgcaatatagggccatgcccggcaatcacactatgggcccatgccctatcctacgggtgttatagttttcttaccttagttccaaatgctttaaatagaaaatgacggcccccgagcacgatccacttcccgagcactagcttaacacctagtcacaaccaagataatggataccaataagattaatctcaaatgagtttctaaaccaagttctagtactcggaacgttgaaattcaccaaacattgtaaaagactcaaccccgagcaccctaggttaaattcccaagcccaaattctcaaaatcccaaaattccttaagcgccgcggcatggcccaaccatgccgcggcatggcccccaaacagagccacaaaatgcccagaaacaggtaagggccgcggccctacatggaccatgccgcggcccgccctccatcctcagcacaacttagccttcaagggccgcggccctccaagaaccatgccgcggcccgacccttcgaacccagaaaaacccaccattttcaagcttaaaacctcaccttaagccatcccaaagctcccaaatcaaaaccaattaataatcacaacattaggatggtttaaacaacacaattccaccaaaaatccaacctaacactcaccaagatcccaattccaaatttctgaaatttcaaacctaaaactcaaaaccaaccatggaaattctcaatttcaaccatcaaactttaatttaaaccttaccccagttgtagaatcatttcccaaaggatcccatgacctatcttcaaagtttcaagccacaaactccaccttgaacatcaaaatccataaacattcacaacccaacaaaatctcagaaatttaacttgagaaaaagaattaattgcttacctttaccctgatttgttcttgattaactcatgagctaaacctccaaatcccaccatcaattttcaggaattcaagcttgatttctcctaagatttctgtggattcatgaaagaaagaggaaagaaagaagaagaagagagagggtggaggctgggtcggtttctctaagtctccaaatggtttatttgttttgtttttataacttaagctggttacctcaaggttcggggtaccaaaatatccccgaggcaaaaatggtaaaatcccccagtattcccgcctagacatcctaacctcaaatatatctccaattatttattttcataacccaacatcaaaatactccttgactcgctCAAAGTCAaacataatgccccgttgtgacttttccccgctatccagctctaggatcgcctcgtgccgaaagttacacatcacggatatacccacataccactgtggtctcaaaaatcatcacatattaatacagttatgcccaacatggccaaaattacaattatgcccttctaacacaatccgggcctacatgcatactaatatacatagtcatgcatctcaaataatcaaatagtcacataacacgctttaaatcataaccatgcatttaactcataaaatcacacataaatcccaacatgccctcctggcacactaatcaaggcccttaagccttattagcaattttgggtcgttacagtcatCAAGGGGATCTTCATTAGAGGGAACACAATCTGAAGAAGGGTTAGTTTCAGAAGAAGAACAAGGTGGAGGAATTTTCTTTACCTTTGACCGAAACTTGAAATGTGGAGTGGAACCCACGAGAGACGAAGCCTTTGGCGTGGAATCAGAAGGATTAGGCCCTTTGGAACGAGGAGATTTTTGAGAAGAAGAGACCTGGAACCAACTTTTGCTTTTCTTCTTGGGTGCAAGCATATCAGGTGACTCTGAGGAATCAGAATGGGGTTTGGCAGGATCACGTTCATGATCAGAGACATCCTCTGATGGAGAAGCTCGGCCCCTTTTGGAAGACCCAGGGACAGAGGCGAGCGGAGCCGCCGATGAAGGAGGTTCAGACAGAACTTTGGGGGCTTCAAGGTCCGGAATGACCACGGCTTTGCTCGCAGTGATGGAACCGTCAATGTGGATGGGATGAGACAAGGTACTCTTCCGAGCCTTCTTCTTGGTGAGGGATGGAGAAGCAGTCATCGAACCAGCCACTGCCTTGACATACCGAGAGCCACTTCCTCTGGTTCTCACCATGGTTGCACGCGGATGAGAGAAAACTGTCAAGGAAAAATAAGAAACCAAAAAAAGTGAAGGATGGAGACGGTTAAAGTATTGGGCCCAAGGATATCCGAATAAATAAAGAAAGGGAAAGGTAGGGATTTGATCCTTAAttcctttatttgaatattaaaaggGATAAACACTTTTGGAAAGTACCAACCAAATATCTCAATAATAACTGCCAACAATAGTGCACGACACAAAATTGGGAAACAAGCCAAAAATGGAAACTTTTGATCTTAATAAAATATGAGATAAGGACAAAAACAATCAAGATACAACGTACCCTTTTTGACACACTCAGATTCGATTTCCctcaaaaagaaatatatatattagtagtattattattattttatttatttatttttatattatattaagtAATATAACCGAatgtaccaaaaaaaaaatcccatttttgattaGTGCTCATTGTCTTCGTGCCCTTGCATGTGGAGAAAGAaacaatcattatatcaaaacacatctttactataaggtttagaaaatatatttaatataaatcatgcttttatttatcaaaataaaatatcacaaaacatttACTCCAAGCACAAAAAATATTTCACTCAAATCAATCAGTGTGTATGAGACTTACAAATTTTGTCCAACAGTATATCTTAAGCATTTGTGTGTAattgtgaaagcagagatcattgccctgtatggcaatttttagcctttttcagggacattgccctatgtggcaatttttagcctttttctcaatgagtacccaaattagacgctttcacactacactgaaGGCTGTTTTTAAtagtggtagagtatcttctacataattgttagttacatagttccaacttacttaAGGTTAAGCAATTTACACAGaaatgtaggtagctctattctaagatggagcTTAAAATACTTTTCAAGGATCAAATGCTCACACACAAAAACACAGATTGAATTGAAGGAATATTAATTGGAGGGACTatttgtttttgaaatttattttaaagaaaaatagcatgaaatatattaactataatttctaacctgaggtaaaaatatattttgtcatAATGATTGGGACTTTTTCGGTGAGCAAGGACAAGAAGACATCACACAACTTTTTCAAGCACAGGGATAAGGTACaacacaaaataaattaattgggacaaacccccaaggatttcctgagggaatcaaacctgactgtatcaagggcttttgtaaaaatatctgcaatctgtttgtcagtctcaatatattctaagatca from the Humulus lupulus chromosome X, drHumLupu1.1, whole genome shotgun sequence genome contains:
- the LOC133806108 gene encoding uncharacterized protein LOC133806108, whose amino-acid sequence is MVRTRGSGSRYVKAVAGSMTASPSLTKKKARKSTLSHPIHIDGSITASKAVVIPDLEAPKVLSEPPSSAAPLASVPGSSKRGRASPSEDVSDHERDPAKPHSDSSESPDMLAPKKKSKSWFQVSSSQKSPRSKGPNPSDSTPKASSLVGSTPHFKFRSKVKKIPPPCSSSETNPSSDCVPSNEDPLDDCSLIGLDGFVPRVVQEFYANLNDDLFDRKSFMFGQVYVRGNWYLFRTAEIAKVLNLPPFVDNVAMDFNKDRVLSELAGQNMVWEPHSVLKVTDLTHYYVVPHKFATNNWIPTTHTSTITFDTTFFLYRVGTGLQVDLASLIFYQITALGNSKKKGQYLVFSHLIYKLLDSQKSLQLEYEILTPPTAGADYKLKKVPSSVKATKGIALKAGDDSVATDLAGVKATLESVQTEVFSLKSCLSTMMSHFAAGLSN